The following are from one region of the Natronosporangium hydrolyticum genome:
- a CDS encoding PP2C family protein-serine/threonine phosphatase, producing the protein MQPTEITLTDPEQLPEVLAWVRAVANQAGVSPLARGRLVLAVTDLIREADRGRYEVRLTAALLPGAGGRRQLEICAGTDDGAPAPRLSEHAEPAALDNQGRLLWRIPTQPIPATADQRDERAHEQELRAALNDARRKEDELSRLEAELAETNRGVVALYIELEERDEQLRTAHRDIFRSLEDALRPPSPALPGFEFGVYYAAAEADAPTGGDLYDWTLLPNGDLQISVVDVVGHGVDSTRDALDICHALRILGLQGEALPTLIERTSDMLVPTFPDLMATVLVARLAVATGELLLAGGGHPPLLLAQPGEAPTYLHSPGRGVGYPLPGTEAMAQTRLQPGATALLYTDGLIEATGDIHWGMTRLVESTVAHLELPPPELAAAVAADLHQRVRHTDDTMLLVVRWHGH; encoded by the coding sequence ATGCAGCCGACTGAGATCACCCTGACCGACCCGGAGCAGCTACCCGAGGTGCTCGCCTGGGTCCGTGCGGTCGCCAATCAGGCGGGGGTCTCGCCGCTGGCGCGGGGGCGGTTGGTGCTCGCGGTGACCGACCTGATCCGGGAAGCTGACCGCGGCCGGTATGAGGTACGGCTGACGGCCGCGCTGCTGCCGGGAGCCGGGGGCCGGCGGCAGTTGGAGATCTGCGCCGGCACCGACGACGGGGCGCCGGCGCCCCGGCTCAGCGAGCACGCCGAGCCCGCGGCGCTGGACAACCAGGGCCGGCTACTGTGGCGGATCCCCACCCAACCGATACCGGCGACCGCCGACCAGCGCGACGAACGCGCCCACGAGCAGGAGCTCCGCGCCGCGCTGAACGATGCCCGCCGCAAGGAGGACGAGCTCAGCCGGTTGGAGGCGGAGCTCGCCGAGACCAACCGCGGGGTGGTCGCCCTCTACATCGAGCTGGAGGAGCGGGACGAGCAGCTGCGCACCGCGCACCGGGACATCTTCCGGAGCCTGGAGGACGCGCTCCGGCCGCCATCGCCGGCGCTGCCCGGGTTCGAGTTCGGGGTGTACTACGCGGCGGCCGAGGCGGACGCTCCCACCGGCGGTGACCTCTACGACTGGACCCTGCTACCCAACGGCGATCTGCAGATCAGCGTGGTCGACGTGGTCGGGCACGGCGTCGACAGCACCCGCGACGCTCTGGATATCTGCCACGCGTTGCGGATCCTCGGCCTGCAGGGGGAGGCGCTGCCGACGCTTATCGAACGAACCTCCGACATGCTGGTGCCCACGTTCCCGGATCTGATGGCCACGGTGCTGGTTGCCCGACTGGCGGTGGCCACCGGCGAGCTGCTGCTCGCCGGGGGAGGCCACCCGCCGTTGTTGCTGGCCCAGCCGGGTGAGGCACCGACCTACCTGCACTCTCCCGGGCGGGGCGTCGGCTATCCGTTGCCGGGTACGGAGGCGATGGCGCAGACACGGCTGCAGCCCGGTGCGACCGCGCTGCTCTACACCGACGGGCTGATCGAGGCGACCGGTGACATCCACTGGGGGATGACCCGCTTGGTCGAGAGCACAGTGGCGCATCTGGAGCTGCCGCCGCCCGAGCTGGCCGCGGCGGTCGCCGCCGATCTGCACCAGCGGGTTCGCCACACCGACGACACGATGCTGCTGGTCGTCCGCTGGCACGGTCACTGA
- the rpsN gene encoding 30S ribosomal protein S14 — MARRSLRSRQARREELVAQYAARRTELKETIRSPQTDPADRAAAVRRLSRLPRDSSPVRLRSRDVVDGRPRGVLTRFGLSRIRFRDAALRGQLPGIRKASW; from the coding sequence ATGGCCCGCCGTAGTCTCCGCAGCCGGCAGGCCCGCCGCGAGGAGCTGGTCGCCCAGTACGCGGCCCGGCGCACCGAGCTGAAAGAAACCATCCGGAGTCCGCAGACCGATCCGGCGGACCGCGCCGCGGCGGTGCGCCGGCTGTCCCGGCTACCGCGAGACTCCAGCCCAGTTCGGCTGCGCTCCCGGGACGTAGTCGACGGGCGCCCACGCGGGGTACTCACCCGGTTCGGGCTGTCCCGGATCCGGTTCCGTGACGCGGCGCTACGGGGGCAACTCCCCGGTATCCGCAAGGCATCCTGGTAG
- the rpmG gene encoding 50S ribosomal protein L33 yields the protein MARATDIRPIVKLRSTAGTGYTYVTRKNRRNDPDRLVLRKYDPVVRRHVEFREER from the coding sequence ATGGCCCGCGCCACCGACATCCGCCCCATCGTCAAACTGCGCAGCACCGCCGGTACCGGCTACACCTACGTAACCCGCAAGAACCGGCGCAACGACCCGGACCGGTTGGTGCTGCGCAAGTACGACCCGGTGGTACGCCGGCACGTCGAGTTCCGGGAGGAGCGCTGA
- a CDS encoding pyridoxamine 5'-phosphate oxidase family protein produces MTTVEPEPRAMRQLSRQEALRRLGSAPMGRLVFTDRALPAIRPVNHLLDGEQVIIRSQAGAAISVAAERGVVVAYQADAIDPVAHLGWSVVVTGVARIVADPVAAGHYRSRLRPWVDREMDRVITVGADLVTGFVLEAAADDWARGSVERSNGSAPG; encoded by the coding sequence GTGACCACCGTCGAGCCCGAACCCCGTGCCATGCGGCAGCTCAGCCGCCAGGAAGCGTTGCGGCGGCTGGGTAGCGCCCCGATGGGGCGGCTGGTCTTCACCGATCGCGCGCTGCCGGCGATCCGCCCGGTCAACCATCTGCTCGACGGCGAGCAGGTGATCATCCGGAGCCAGGCCGGGGCCGCGATCAGCGTCGCCGCCGAACGTGGGGTGGTGGTCGCCTACCAGGCGGACGCGATCGACCCGGTGGCGCACCTGGGCTGGAGCGTGGTGGTGACTGGAGTCGCCCGGATCGTCGCCGACCCGGTCGCCGCCGGGCACTACCGGAGCCGGCTACGCCCCTGGGTGGACCGGGAGATGGATCGCGTGATCACGGTCGGCGCGGATCTGGTAACCGGCTTCGTACTCGAGGCCGCGGCCGATGACTGGGCGCGGGGCTCGGTGGAGCGGTCCAACGGCTCCGCCCCGGGCTGA
- a CDS encoding metal-sensitive transcriptional regulator yields the protein MQVEEQAAGDVIRRLRRAEGQLRGVIGMIEEGRDCAEVVTQLAAVSRALDRAGFKIIASGLQQCLAADETDGEAVAGGTAGDGAPRARTADLDQLEKLFLSLA from the coding sequence ATGCAGGTCGAGGAGCAGGCCGCGGGTGACGTCATCCGGCGCCTACGCCGCGCCGAAGGGCAGCTGCGCGGAGTGATCGGCATGATCGAAGAAGGCCGCGACTGCGCGGAGGTGGTCACCCAGCTCGCCGCGGTCTCCCGGGCGCTCGACCGGGCCGGCTTCAAGATCATCGCGAGTGGGCTGCAACAGTGCCTGGCCGCCGACGAGACCGACGGCGAGGCAGTGGCGGGCGGGACGGCCGGCGACGGTGCGCCACGCGCCCGCACCGCCGACCTCGACCAGCTGGAGAAGTTGTTCCTCTCGCTCGCCTGA
- a CDS encoding CobW family GTP-binding protein — translation MPRPVAPTATPTAAAADLRPAVTVLSGFSADAAAAVATALLAHDQRLLLVSHDISQVCAGTVRRTVRDHAGVREDERVELVHGCLSCTLREDVLPTLVRLAREHPDRDQVLLLPSALEPEAVAVAAGWCLVDGAPVADAVRFDSYLTVVDAQRLMADLTSSDDLIHRNLHAAPDDRRSVADVVCRQLEYADTVLLWGEAPEGRFETARLAVLLERLVPWAEQLAAADSPGESLLARLRLPRRHDPDTPGVLARGLEGYRVGRHEPAPDCGVVATVFRTRRPFHPQRLHDALEQVTGDALRSRGHLWLASQPELVIGWESAGGGISMGSLGQWLATVPTDQWGEASALRRLTATVDWDPYYGDRSSLLAFIGLDLDPAALHSTLESCLVTDDELALGEQAWRDFPDPFAGCFDADSTTDTETDTDTDTDTETATRS, via the coding sequence ATGCCCCGCCCGGTCGCCCCAACCGCGACACCCACCGCGGCCGCCGCCGACCTGCGCCCAGCGGTCACCGTGCTATCCGGCTTCTCAGCCGACGCCGCAGCCGCCGTCGCCACCGCGCTGCTCGCCCATGACCAACGGCTGCTGCTGGTCAGCCACGACATCTCCCAGGTCTGCGCGGGCACCGTCCGCCGGACCGTCCGCGACCACGCGGGAGTACGCGAAGACGAGCGAGTCGAGCTGGTACACGGCTGCCTCTCCTGCACGCTGCGGGAAGATGTGCTGCCGACCCTGGTCCGGCTGGCCCGCGAGCACCCCGACCGGGACCAGGTGCTGCTGCTGCCGTCGGCGCTGGAGCCGGAGGCGGTCGCGGTCGCCGCCGGCTGGTGCCTGGTAGACGGTGCCCCGGTCGCCGACGCTGTCCGTTTCGACTCCTACCTGACGGTGGTTGACGCGCAACGGCTGATGGCGGACCTCACCAGCAGCGACGACCTGATCCACCGGAATCTGCACGCCGCCCCGGACGATCGTCGGTCGGTCGCCGACGTCGTCTGCCGCCAGCTCGAGTACGCGGACACGGTGCTGCTGTGGGGCGAGGCGCCCGAGGGCCGCTTCGAGACCGCCCGACTGGCAGTGTTGCTGGAGCGACTGGTGCCGTGGGCCGAGCAGTTGGCCGCCGCCGACTCGCCCGGCGAGTCGCTGCTAGCCCGGCTGCGGCTGCCTCGGCGGCACGACCCGGACACGCCCGGCGTCCTCGCCCGGGGCCTTGAGGGTTACCGGGTCGGCCGGCACGAGCCCGCCCCCGACTGCGGGGTGGTCGCCACGGTGTTCCGCACCCGCCGCCCGTTCCACCCGCAGCGCCTCCACGACGCGCTGGAGCAGGTGACCGGCGACGCGCTGCGCAGCCGCGGCCACCTGTGGCTGGCCAGCCAGCCCGAGCTGGTCATCGGCTGGGAGTCGGCCGGCGGCGGGATCAGCATGGGATCGCTCGGCCAATGGTTGGCCACGGTGCCGACCGACCAGTGGGGGGAGGCGTCCGCGCTGCGGCGGCTCACCGCCACCGTCGACTGGGACCCCTACTACGGCGACCGCAGCAGCCTGCTCGCCTTCATCGGTCTGGATCTCGACCCGGCAGCCCTCCACTCCACACTGGAGTCCTGCCTGGTCACCGACGACGAACTCGCGCTCGGCGAGCAGGCGTGGCGAGACTTCCCGGACCCCTTCGCCGGTTGCTTCGACGCCGACAGCACCACCGACACCGAGACCGACACCGACACCGACACCGACACCGAGACAGCGACGAGGAGCTGA
- a CDS encoding anti-sigma regulatory factor, protein MVSDDAATPVGAPLIVPITVEEHLRTARHAVRAAAQRLKLRLVDQTKLVTAASELARNCYIHAGGGELTIEEVVRDDHCRGIRLTFEDSGPGIPDPEAALLDGFSTGGGLGHGLGGARRLMDEFTITTSVTPPTGTAIVATRWVR, encoded by the coding sequence ATGGTCAGTGATGACGCGGCGACGCCGGTCGGCGCGCCGCTGATCGTGCCGATCACCGTCGAGGAGCACCTACGCACCGCCCGGCACGCGGTGCGGGCGGCGGCACAGCGACTCAAGCTACGGCTGGTGGATCAGACCAAGCTGGTCACCGCCGCCAGCGAGCTCGCCCGCAACTGTTACATCCACGCCGGTGGCGGCGAGCTGACCATCGAAGAGGTCGTCCGGGACGACCACTGCCGGGGCATCCGCCTGACCTTCGAGGACTCCGGGCCGGGGATCCCCGATCCCGAAGCGGCGCTGCTCGACGGGTTCTCCACCGGGGGCGGGCTGGGCCATGGCCTGGGCGGCGCCCGCCGGCTGATGGACGAGTTCACGATCACCACCAGCGTCACCCCGCCGACCGGTACGGCGATCGTCGCGACTCGTTGGGTGCGATGA
- a CDS encoding SDR family oxidoreductase yields the protein MGTSQRGMAGHPYDGKRAVVVGGTHGIGLAIAERLVQGGARVVVTGRNPDNVREAAGLLGPNATAVVSDVANSADIQALGDQVRDSLQTIDALFSNVGVAEFEPIDQVSEASWDRQFAVNAKGAFFTAQRLIPLVAAGGGIVFTTVTAATASPAMGVYNATKAAVRAFAHTMAAELVGQNIRVNTLAPGFIDTPTLGVAGATAAERAELHQVGDAVTPMKRHGTPAEVAEAALFLALHATFTTGTELQVDGGISGIESP from the coding sequence ATGGGTACTAGTCAACGCGGGATGGCCGGGCACCCCTATGACGGTAAGCGAGCCGTCGTGGTCGGTGGCACCCACGGCATCGGTCTGGCGATCGCCGAACGGTTGGTGCAGGGCGGGGCACGGGTCGTCGTGACCGGGCGCAATCCCGACAATGTCCGCGAAGCGGCCGGGTTGCTCGGGCCCAACGCCACCGCGGTGGTCAGCGACGTCGCCAACTCGGCCGACATCCAGGCGCTCGGCGATCAGGTTCGGGACTCGCTGCAGACGATCGACGCGCTCTTCAGCAACGTCGGCGTGGCCGAGTTCGAGCCGATCGACCAGGTCTCCGAAGCATCCTGGGACCGGCAGTTCGCCGTCAACGCCAAGGGAGCGTTCTTCACCGCACAGCGGCTCATCCCGCTGGTCGCCGCCGGCGGCGGGATCGTGTTCACCACCGTCACCGCCGCCACCGCCTCCCCAGCGATGGGTGTCTACAACGCCACCAAGGCCGCGGTCCGCGCATTCGCCCACACCATGGCCGCCGAACTGGTCGGCCAGAACATCCGGGTCAACACGCTCGCGCCCGGCTTCATCGACACCCCGACGCTTGGAGTGGCGGGTGCCACCGCCGCCGAGCGCGCCGAACTACACCAGGTCGGCGACGCGGTCACCCCGATGAAGCGCCACGGTACGCCGGCCGAGGTGGCCGAGGCGGCGCTGTTCCTCGCCCTCCACGCCACGTTTACCACCGGCACCGAGTTGCAGGTCGACGGCGGGATCTCCGGCATCGAGTCACCGTAA
- a CDS encoding type B 50S ribosomal protein L31, with protein sequence MKPDIHPRYDYVVYRDRSAEFAFLTRSTATSDTTIEWHDGNTYPVIDVDISAASHPFWTGRRRLLDSEGRVEKFRKKYGQS encoded by the coding sequence ATGAAGCCGGACATCCACCCGCGGTACGACTACGTCGTCTACCGGGACCGGAGCGCCGAGTTCGCGTTCCTGACCCGGTCCACCGCGACCAGCGACACCACGATCGAATGGCACGACGGCAACACCTACCCGGTCATCGACGTCGACATCTCGGCCGCCAGCCACCCATTCTGGACCGGCCGGCGGCGACTCCTCGACAGTGAGGGCCGGGTGGAGAAGTTCCGCAAAAAGTACGGCCAGAGTTGA
- a CDS encoding MBL fold metallo-hydrolase, which translates to MELMSFRTPGLGDQTYLLIHDGQAVLIDPQRDIDRFLAAAAARDVELRFVLETHLHNDYVSGGEHAARRTGAELVLPAAAAAVYPHTPAFHHEEIKSGGLTIKPIHTPGHTPEHTSYLVSIEGEPVAVFSGGSLLVAAAGRPDLLGPARARTLARLQHGSLHRLAALPRQVGLYPTHGEGSFCTTTGAGRFTSTIGDELDQNPLLAIGEMERFADQLLAAPQPIPAFYQYMGPTNLHGAPPMPATTVPELAVADLADLPAETRVVDIRPVAAQATGVLPESVTISMGDDFGSWVGWLLPYQAPLVLVAEPEQDTAEAVTQLAQLGIDTVQGVVRDLTGATTTPVATVDVAGARRHRAEPDSQTLDVRMPAERAQLPLPGAVERFLPDLAEAGIPKQLDPARPVLVVCGSGRRAAIGASLLRRAGYHPVVLTGAGAEEVAA; encoded by the coding sequence ATGGAGCTGATGTCGTTCCGCACCCCCGGGTTGGGGGACCAGACCTACCTGTTGATCCATGACGGCCAAGCCGTCCTCATCGACCCGCAGCGGGACATCGACCGGTTCCTGGCCGCCGCGGCCGCCCGCGATGTCGAGCTGCGGTTCGTCCTCGAAACCCACCTGCACAACGACTACGTCTCCGGCGGCGAGCACGCGGCCCGGCGAACCGGCGCCGAACTGGTGCTGCCGGCAGCGGCCGCGGCGGTCTACCCCCACACGCCGGCGTTCCATCACGAGGAGATCAAGAGTGGCGGGTTGACCATCAAGCCGATCCACACGCCGGGCCACACCCCGGAACACACCAGCTACCTCGTCTCGATCGAGGGCGAGCCGGTCGCCGTCTTCTCCGGCGGCAGCCTGCTGGTCGCCGCCGCCGGCCGGCCCGACCTGCTCGGCCCGGCCCGCGCCCGGACGCTGGCGCGGCTGCAGCACGGTTCCCTGCACCGGCTCGCCGCGCTGCCCCGGCAGGTCGGTCTCTACCCCACTCACGGCGAAGGGTCGTTCTGCACCACCACCGGCGCCGGCCGCTTCACCTCCACCATCGGCGACGAACTCGACCAGAACCCGCTGCTCGCCATCGGCGAGATGGAACGCTTCGCCGATCAACTGCTCGCCGCGCCGCAGCCGATCCCCGCCTTCTACCAGTACATGGGCCCGACCAACCTGCACGGCGCGCCACCGATGCCCGCGACCACCGTGCCTGAGCTGGCCGTGGCCGATCTCGCCGACCTCCCCGCCGAAACCCGGGTGGTCGACATCCGCCCGGTCGCCGCGCAGGCGACCGGTGTCCTGCCGGAGTCGGTGACGATCAGCATGGGCGACGACTTCGGCAGCTGGGTCGGCTGGCTGCTGCCCTACCAGGCGCCGCTGGTGCTGGTCGCGGAGCCGGAGCAGGACACCGCCGAGGCGGTGACGCAGCTGGCGCAGCTCGGCATCGACACCGTCCAGGGGGTGGTCCGCGACCTGACCGGCGCTACCACCACGCCGGTCGCCACCGTCGATGTCGCCGGTGCCCGCCGGCACCGCGCCGAACCGGACAGCCAGACCCTCGATGTCCGGATGCCCGCCGAACGGGCCCAGCTGCCGTTGCCCGGTGCGGTCGAACGGTTCCTGCCCGACCTGGCCGAAGCCGGGATCCCGAAACAGCTGGACCCGGCTCGCCCGGTGCTGGTGGTGTGCGGCAGCGGCCGCCGCGCCGCGATCGGGGCGAGCCTGTTGCGGCGGGCGGGATACCACCCGGTGGTCCTGACCGGAGCCGGAGCCGAGGAGGTGGCGGCGTGA
- the rpmB gene encoding 50S ribosomal protein L28, with protein MSRRCDVTGAEPSFGNRVSHSHRRTRRTWVPNLHRRRFWLPSERRWITLKVTTKALRTIDRDGIEKVVARMRAAGKKV; from the coding sequence ATGTCCCGACGCTGTGACGTCACCGGCGCCGAACCGAGCTTCGGCAACCGGGTGTCGCACTCTCATCGCCGCACCCGCCGTACCTGGGTGCCGAACCTGCACCGTCGCCGGTTCTGGCTGCCCTCGGAGCGGCGGTGGATCACCTTGAAGGTCACCACCAAGGCCCTGCGCACCATCGACCGCGACGGCATCGAAAAGGTCGTCGCCAGGATGCGCGCGGCCGGAAAGAAGGTCTGA
- a CDS encoding VOC family protein: MPPTGPLHHVEVWVPDLARASHSWGWLLGRLGYVPFQSWSGGRSWRLAGTYLVFEQSPDLAAEAHDRRRPGLNHLAFHVATAAMVDELVTEAAGYGWSLLFADRHPYAGGPAHYAAYLVDADGFEVELVASA; encoded by the coding sequence ATGCCACCGACCGGGCCACTGCACCATGTCGAAGTGTGGGTGCCAGATCTGGCGCGCGCCAGCCACAGCTGGGGATGGCTACTGGGGCGGCTGGGCTACGTACCGTTTCAGAGTTGGTCGGGCGGGCGGAGTTGGCGGTTGGCCGGCACCTACCTGGTGTTCGAGCAGTCGCCGGACCTCGCGGCCGAGGCGCACGACCGGCGTCGGCCCGGCTTGAACCATCTCGCCTTTCATGTGGCCACGGCGGCGATGGTCGACGAGTTGGTCACCGAGGCTGCCGGGTACGGGTGGTCGTTGCTCTTCGCCGACCGCCACCCGTACGCCGGCGGGCCCGCCCACTACGCCGCGTATCTGGTTGATGCCGATGGGTTCGAGGTCGAGCTGGTCGCGTCGGCGTGA
- a CDS encoding rhodanese-like domain-containing protein, with translation MDVVTARALLEANPDTLVVDVRTPAEFETAHIAGAINLPLDQVDDHLQQIVTDAGGQLVLVCHSGSRADQACRKLTEAGHGGAEVMAGGMASWVAAGAPVVRGKPRWALERQVRLVAGGIVLAAIVASVWLPPLRYLAGLVGAGLVVAALTNTCAMGALLAKLPYNRRGGDGGSAATQLRARTRAGDDSRTSDR, from the coding sequence ATGGATGTCGTGACCGCGCGGGCGCTGCTCGAAGCGAACCCGGACACCTTGGTCGTCGATGTGCGTACTCCGGCGGAGTTCGAGACCGCGCACATAGCCGGCGCGATCAACCTGCCGCTGGACCAGGTCGACGACCACCTACAGCAGATCGTCACCGACGCCGGCGGGCAGCTGGTGCTGGTCTGTCACTCCGGCAGCCGGGCAGACCAGGCGTGCCGCAAACTGACCGAGGCCGGGCACGGCGGTGCCGAGGTGATGGCTGGGGGCATGGCTTCCTGGGTCGCCGCCGGCGCCCCGGTGGTCCGCGGGAAACCCAGGTGGGCGCTGGAACGGCAGGTGCGGCTGGTCGCCGGCGGAATCGTGCTGGCGGCGATCGTCGCCAGCGTGTGGCTGCCGCCGCTGCGCTACCTGGCCGGGCTGGTCGGCGCCGGCCTGGTGGTGGCCGCGCTCACCAACACCTGCGCGATGGGGGCGCTGCTGGCGAAGCTCCCCTACAACCGGCGCGGCGGTGACGGGGGCAGCGCCGCGACCCAGCTACGCGCCCGGACCCGGGCCGGCGACGACTCCCGCACCAGTGACCGGTGA
- a CDS encoding STAS domain-containing protein, whose product MSQTQIPILRIGQLLLAGLPNELDDLTTAQFGEELAERLVSDGARGVLLDISKLEIMDSYAARMLTEIAATARLLGARVVVAGMQPAVAITLVELGLQLPGVGTAMSTEHALDLLTNDRSTTGGEAGHRVHPG is encoded by the coding sequence ATGAGTCAGACCCAGATCCCGATTCTGCGCATTGGTCAGCTGCTGCTGGCCGGCCTGCCGAACGAGCTCGACGACCTGACCACCGCCCAGTTCGGCGAGGAGTTAGCGGAACGGCTGGTCTCTGACGGTGCCCGCGGGGTGCTGCTGGACATCTCCAAACTCGAGATCATGGATTCCTACGCCGCTCGGATGCTTACCGAGATCGCCGCTACCGCGCGGCTGCTCGGCGCCCGGGTGGTCGTCGCCGGCATGCAGCCGGCGGTGGCGATCACGCTGGTCGAGCTCGGGCTGCAACTACCCGGCGTGGGCACCGCGATGAGTACCGAGCATGCGCTGGACCTGCTCACCAACGACCGGTCGACGACCGGCGGGGAGGCGGGGCACCGTGTCCATCCAGGGTAG
- a CDS encoding SpoIIE family protein phosphatase, with the protein MTAPVTIPEYQTLSVPIDHESAVAYASGLARERAADYQLSGGLIEQAAVVASELASNIYKHAAGGFLLLGPAAPGAGLHIWALDTGPGMADLQQCLVDGYSTTGTLGAGLGAVRRMATDAAIWSRPAQGTVISARLHAGRGGPATLPGIDAAAFCLAADLGRDLSGDDMVPGDAYAFAEPPAGATLLVVDGLGHGPDAAAAASAAVTAFGAQADQPLPGLLTYLHRALRGTRGAAATVLRIHPDRIDSCGVGNISGVILRAGRPGQQLVGQPGTLGVRIPAPQVRPYQLRAGDTLVLFSDGITSHWWREADGEVLYQPPGTLLGYLAGWHRCRHDDATAVALRPTRLRHAAD; encoded by the coding sequence ATGACGGCGCCCGTGACGATCCCCGAGTATCAAACCCTGTCGGTGCCGATCGACCACGAGAGCGCCGTCGCGTACGCCAGTGGGCTCGCGCGGGAACGGGCCGCCGACTACCAGCTCTCGGGTGGGCTGATCGAGCAGGCGGCGGTGGTCGCCTCCGAGCTGGCCAGCAACATCTACAAGCACGCCGCCGGCGGTTTCCTGCTGCTCGGTCCGGCGGCGCCCGGGGCCGGGTTGCACATCTGGGCGCTGGACACCGGCCCGGGCATGGCCGACCTGCAGCAGTGTCTGGTCGACGGATACTCCACCACCGGCACGCTCGGCGCCGGGCTCGGGGCGGTGCGGCGGATGGCGACCGACGCCGCGATCTGGTCCCGCCCCGCACAGGGCACGGTGATCTCCGCCCGGCTCCACGCTGGTCGGGGAGGGCCCGCCACCTTGCCGGGGATCGACGCCGCCGCGTTCTGCCTCGCCGCCGACCTGGGCCGGGACCTGAGCGGGGACGACATGGTGCCCGGTGACGCGTACGCGTTCGCGGAGCCGCCGGCCGGTGCCACGCTGCTGGTCGTCGACGGGCTCGGGCACGGCCCGGACGCCGCCGCCGCGGCGAGCGCCGCGGTCACCGCCTTCGGCGCCCAGGCGGACCAGCCGTTGCCCGGTCTCCTGACCTACCTGCACCGGGCGCTGCGGGGCACCCGCGGCGCCGCCGCGACGGTGCTGCGGATCCACCCCGACCGGATCGACTCCTGCGGGGTCGGCAACATCAGCGGGGTGATCCTGCGCGCCGGCCGGCCGGGCCAGCAGCTGGTCGGGCAGCCGGGCACGTTGGGCGTGCGGATTCCGGCGCCGCAGGTACGCCCGTACCAGCTGCGAGCCGGGGACACCCTCGTCCTGTTCAGCGACGGGATCACCAGCCACTGGTGGCGTGAGGCCGACGGCGAGGTGCTGTACCAGCCCCCCGGCACGCTGCTGGGTTACTTGGCCGGCTGGCACCGGTGCCGCCACGACGACGCGACCGCGGTCGCGCTCCGACCCACCCGGCTCCGTCATGCAGCCGACTGA
- a CDS encoding STAS domain-containing protein — translation MDDRALRSRLADTIGDERDRIVDSWVQAQVEQGAIRAGFSEDDVRQEAYPVIAGLAEALAADGPVRQAVSEAAALRSALSQLSLTRAQAGASSSATASAVLALKEVMLPLLRERAGDDRDLLLDLSLTLSRVVDAAGLVVFQSYLQGREEIIRRQTQEIQELSTPVVQLWRQILAVPLIGTLDSARVQVVMENLLHGIKEHEAKIAILDITGVPTVDTVVAQHLMQTVAAARLMGADCIISGIRPQIAQTIAQLGIDLSTIMTRATLADALTGAISVVTEGAGGETPGELVALAR, via the coding sequence ATGGATGACCGCGCACTACGGAGCCGGCTCGCCGACACCATCGGCGACGAGCGTGACCGCATCGTCGACAGTTGGGTGCAGGCGCAGGTTGAGCAGGGCGCGATCCGGGCCGGCTTCTCGGAGGACGATGTCCGTCAGGAGGCCTACCCGGTGATCGCCGGGTTGGCCGAGGCGCTCGCCGCGGACGGGCCGGTGCGGCAGGCGGTCTCCGAGGCGGCAGCGCTGCGCAGTGCGTTGTCCCAGCTGTCGTTGACGCGGGCGCAGGCGGGTGCCTCGTCGAGCGCCACCGCGTCGGCGGTGCTGGCGTTGAAGGAGGTCATGCTGCCGCTGCTGCGGGAGCGGGCGGGTGACGATCGGGATCTACTCCTCGATCTGTCGCTGACCTTGAGTCGGGTGGTCGATGCGGCCGGGTTGGTGGTGTTCCAGTCCTATCTGCAGGGGCGGGAGGAGATCATCCGCCGGCAGACGCAGGAGATTCAGGAGCTCTCCACTCCGGTGGTGCAGTTGTGGCGGCAGATCCTGGCGGTCCCGCTGATCGGTACGCTCGATAGCGCCCGGGTGCAGGTGGTCATGGAGAATCTGCTGCACGGGATCAAAGAACACGAGGCGAAGATCGCCATTCTGGACATTACGGGTGTCCCGACCGTCGATACGGTCGTCGCCCAGCACCTGATGCAGACCGTGGCCGCCGCCCGGCTGATGGGCGCCGACTGCATCATTAGCGGCATCCGGCCGCAGATCGCCCAGACCATCGCCCAGCTCGGGATCGACCTCTCCACGATCATGACGCGGGCGACCCTGGCGGACGCGCTTACCGGGGCGATCTCGGTGGTGACCGAGGGGGCGGGCGGCGAGACTCCGGGTGAGCTGGTGGCGCTTGCGCGATGA